In Vicia villosa cultivar HV-30 ecotype Madison, WI linkage group LG7, Vvil1.0, whole genome shotgun sequence, the DNA window agaagcaaggttaacgattctgaacaaaacaactcatattaacttgctgaaactctgttctattcaaagctcagaatcttcatcttcatcaaagctcactacattgctgttgtaatatattagtgagattaagcttaaacgttaagagaaatatcacagtttgtgattatagcttttaagaagcaattgtaatactcttagaattgattacattaagttgtaagtaactagagtgatcgtgtggatcagaatactctaggaagtcttagaggttatctaagcaggttgtaactagagtgatcgtgtggatcagaatactctagaaagtcttagagggtatctaagcagttgttcctggagtgatctgtgtgtgatcagaagactctggaagacttagttgctgactaagtggaaaaccattgtaatccgtgcgattagtggattaaatcctcagttgaggtaaatcatctctgcgggggtggactggagtagtttagttaacaacgaaccaggataaaaataactgtgcaatttatttttatcggtcaagtttttaaagctacacttattcaaaccccccctttctaagtgttttttctatccttcataatcATTGTCCGAAGTGCAAGGCGTCACGCTACAAAAAGAGACATGGTGAATCTAGTGATGATGAGGAAGTCAAAAAGGGTCCTCTTGCGAATGCAGACGATGCAAAGAATCTTAGATGGCATGCCGACGAAAGAAAATGTGATGGACAAATTCGCCATGTAGCTGAttctttgcaatggaagaaaattgattcttTGTTTCCAAATTTTTGCAAATAGTCGAGAAACCTTAGACTTGTACTTGCTACCGATGGAATGAATCTGTTTGGTAATCTAAATACTAACCATTCTTCTTGGCCTGTTCTTCTGATGATTTACAACCTATCTCCTATGTTGTGCATGAAGCGTAAATATATTATGTTATCGATGATGATGAAGCGTTAATATATTATGTTATCGATGATGATTTCGGGCCCAAAACAACCAAGAAATGACATAGATGTTTATATAAGTCCACTGATTGATGATTTAAAAGTGTTGTGGGAGGAAGGGATGGATGTTTTCGATGCGCATTCTAGTGAACAGTTCAATATGCGTGCCATGTTGTTTTGCACCATCAACGATTTTCCGGTGTATGGCAATTTGTTTGGGTATAAATTATGATGATGTGCCGAGTTCtgcaacaaatgttagaaattacATACAAGATAAGTTAATGAAGGAAGACAGAGTTTGCCACCTCCTACCACTTATTCATGggtaagtttttatgaaattctgtttcctattttttaattttgatacatAACATAGATATTTTATGTGACTTTTGTATTTCCATACACATGTACAGACAACATTGGCAATTAATAGTCATGTGTCCAAGAGACAATATTGTGGTCGACTTTTGTTCACTTCATCGGGGTATTGATAAAGCCACGAAGAAAATTGTTTCGACGTAAGTTTATCTTTCAAAgaaattttatcttttatattgatattgataagtaatttcatattttatgtggctttaaatggtttttttttttttgaattagtgCTTTTGAGGTTCATCAATTTGCAAGTTATGGCAATAGAAAAAAGGCTACATGGCATAGGCCCAATGTAAGTGTGatttaaattataattctatatttaattttatgataattattcaATAATTATGTTTTTCATTTATAGACAAGGAAACAACATAACTCTAATGATTATGAAtactatgtgatgaaaaatatgttggaCATTGTCTCTGCAAATATAATTGGATCTTGGATGCAGGtaataaaataactttaatttgttatttactttgcgtTTTGCAACTTAGTGAgaattttcaaagaataactcTATATTGTTATTTACCTATTGTAGGTATTTGATGATCTTACAGAATTAACACAAGAAGATTTGTATGATTTGCGACTCCGTTGggcaaaatgtttctttgagttatataaagaATAACTTTATGTTTAGTGTTGTTATTTTGTAGTAGAAAAATGTGTGTAaacctttcttatcattttgtacaTTTGTGTATCCTAAATTAATACTTTTGTATATTTTGACGAATATATATGCATCTTAGCTATTTGGTGCAATTAAATGTGGTCTGTGTGCTGTGGGAAAAATGTGCAAAGTAGCGACCTTACATTGGTCTGTGTGGTATTTGTATATTATATTGAAAATTaggtaaaaaaaattacaggttaaaatagggaaaatTGGAATAACAGTCAAATTATGCTAAAAACCAGAAAAGATATTACATCGGGCCGTATTaaaaaccgatgtaaaatgtaTTCTATTACATCAGGAACAACTAAAATCCGATGTAAAATGTAGTCTATTACATCGGGTAAAATGCACACCCGATGTAAAATATGGCACATAAAAAATGGCATGATTTGTCACATTGGGCCTTTCTAAAAACCGATGTAAAAGGTCGTCTATTACGTCGGGCAAAATGAATACCCGATGTAAAATATGGcgcatatttttttttataaaaaaattgcattatctttcacatcagacatctgaattcaaccgatgtggtatgcTAATTTTTCACATTTATTACATCGCCTGGCTTTACATCGGGTCCAGACCCAATGTAAAAAGTAGTTtttgcccgatgtaaaaagtactttctgcACTAGTGTAAGTTCGATAtataaaatatagagttttaaaaTATTGGGTTAAATACTATTCACCcccctgccaaagtagcgagattcggttttcccccttattaaaaaaaaatttagccttcgccccttagaaaacaagattctgtttccAGGAACCCCCTGTTCCATGCTATtccatgtttggctgactgggcatgtggaatcttgctgactgggcgcCTGATTTCTTTGTTTGGCTGCTGACGTGGCTTCCTTTGAAAAGGCTGGAAAAGGCTGGAAAAATAGCAAATAAGCAAGCCACGTCAGCCAAATAAGGAAATCAGgcgcccagtcagcaagattctcccagcccagtcagccaaacatggaatagagggtgtctgaaaacagaatcttttttgttaaggggccaggacaaaaaaaaattttaatagggggaaaaaccgaatctcgctactattacaggggggtgaaagccatttaaccctaaaatatttTATGTAAAGTTTTGTATGggcatatatattatatatgtagtgATTAAAATTGTTATATTATTCTGTAAAACTAACTCATTTGATAATaatgcataagtttgatttatcaaaaaatttaaattttaactcCGACTTGTAGTCTGTCTTAAGCTTATTTTTACACTTGAATTTGAccttttaaaatgtttgattgATATATTGATCTATTTAAAAGTAGGGATGGTCAAACGGATCTGACGTGTCCAACATGTCTGTTTTGTCGAATTTTTTTTGCAAGAAAGACCAAAATATTCAGTCTAAATCCTCTGATGTGCCCGCCCGATCTTCCTCACTTTTTGTgtataacatattttttttattatttttgagcTTAAAAGATTAGTACCCGCGGGCCTTCCATGCCAtgccctaatttttttttataggacAGAGCAATGTTTTAAGCTCACGTCTCAACTATACTTGCTCCGCTCCATCTGTTATTTTTGAAGACGTTTGTACAATGGATCTAATCGAGTCGGACATGTTCGTTTGTCACCCCTACTTACAAGACTATTTTATTTGTACTCATatgttaataaataatttattaatatttaaattcattAACAAATTTAAAGACCAATAATACTAAATGTTTATTTGCAATTTGCGAAATTAATTGTTTAGAAAActtataaaacaattttataatattgttcataattttttaacttatttttataagttttttatgataattaaaatttatttttatattttaatttaaaatataaaatataatataatattaaaattattcttatttatttaaataagtcaacttaataaacttAAAGGTGTTTTTTTTATGACAACTGAGCTAATCTTTTTagctaaatataattataaaaaatttatgtattttttatttaaaaaacaaaattaaatttaattgaaattcgtgtaaattaaatcgttgactctTCTTAACCTATTCACAATAGATATCTACAAGTTCTAACCTAATTTTAGTTATTAAATTACTGAAAATAATCTTATTAAACTGAACTTTgttaaaaataaagattaaaaaacCAAACTTTATCGGTCGGAAAAAAAAGAAGCCAAACTTCTATTAACTAATTCATGCATTAAACCAAGTGGTTGGAtttaaatgtttaattaattttggatATAGTCAAATGTTCAAATTGTATTAGAATTCAATCTCTAtcttaaacaattttttataagatTTTATTTAGCTTTCAAGTAAACTGTAAATTAGTAAACACTCATTTTTACgttgaaaattataaaataataattatgataGTGTGTTCTAATATGACAAAAAATGGGAATAGATTTTTGGTTATTgtataaatttgttttttgaattcaaatttacaacatttcatgaagggttgtcttgtgtcattatagatgaactattgcaatatatggtgaaaaggtgttgtttcatcaagagttgcaaatTTATGAAACATCATATGCATGacctataaatacacatttatgaatccaaaatgaaatacaaaaaaataaaaaatcctctttcagacactcttccttacattcgagttttcgtcgGTATTACGCAAACTCGATAAAAAATTGAATTATCCTGGgctgcgttccaactctaagacaaattgagagtgcttgaaatacttataaggaaaaTGATTTCGTTCACGATTTAGCCTCGATTCCATTTGACTTGAATTGATTTTTGTAACATTTTATTGATTAATAGTGAGGGTTATATAATTTGCATGGATTTTATGTGCAGGGTCTTTAGAAAATCAAGCTAGTTTGGTGAACATTAATATATGTTCAAATCATGAAAATGTGAAAGACGAGCTTCAAAGATTAAGTGGACAAAAAGGTTTCACAACAAAAGATTGAGTTAAGTCATTTTTTGTAATTTAAATAATTCTTAAATTTTTATGAAATATTATTAAATGTCTATAAACACTCTAAGGAATAAACTAAATCCATAGTAAAACATaagactaattaattaaattaacctaagGCTACGAGTAGGAATTTATACGAGTAAAGCAAGAGAGATAAACTGAACTGAACTGAATTAGGTAACCTGTTCTTATGATTTGTTGTTTTCAAAACAGAAAGAGTTGGCATCCAACATTTGAAAATTATGGTATTAAAACTTATAACACCCAACCATATTTACTTATTTCACAACAAAAAACCTCAGATACCTCTTTAACTAGTTCTCCCAACCACCCTATATGCTAACCCTATATAATGTCACacactatcttttgtttctcatAAAATCTCAAGTCAAATACTCTTTCTATACAACTCGATTAGCTCTTGCTTTTCTTCAAGCTATGGCCTCAATGAAAACCTTCATCACATCTTTACTTCTTCTTGTTACCTTTTCAACCATGAGCATAGAAGCTCGCAACCTTCTACAAACAACCATTCCACCAAAACCAACATTGTCACCTTTGCCTTCAATTCCAATGTTGCCTCAAGGCAATTTTCCTCCATTGCCTACCATCCCTTCTCTTCCTAAGCTCACCATGCCACCACTTCCTAGCATTCCTACCAATCCAACACTCCCATCTCTCAACCTTCCCCCACTCTCATCCACTTCACTTCCAAATCTTCCTACTATCTCAACCATTATCTCCTCCATCCCCTTCTTCTCTCCACCACCCTCAACCTCTTCCCCATAAATACTCTTTCATGTTTTTGTGTAAGAAAGTATTGTTGGAGGCCATGATGATAGTATCATTGTTGTATGGTGTTTGAAGTCTAtgtaatttttatttctatttatgaaTTTGgcattattttttgtaatttattttatcttataatattGAATTATTAATACATATTTGTTGTCTTTCTTCTTCCTTTGAAGTCTTAATCTTATAATATCAAAGAATATAACTATCCCCTCATTATCTTAACATAATATGGTGAGAAATAGAGAAAGTGGAACAATAAGAGAAACTCTCTTtacaatttaataaaatttagaaTAGAATATAATAGTAACGTGTTCAAAAATCAAATATGTTGCACTGTTTTTTAAAaggttaataaattaataaattgatatCTGTATCTCTTTAAAGAAACACCCTTAAATTTAACTGAGCATCAATATCTCTTTCAACTATcttattgtttattattaaatGAATACGTTCTTGGCATCTTTAAATTTAACTGAGCATCAATACtttcatttaataaaataataatatttaatattatgttatgtttaaatattattttatttttaaaaactataaattatttatactaaaataTCAGCACTCAATCATAACTATatcaatgaatttattttattattattcttattttttaaaataaattttgttttttttttcacggtgatcataattttattttttatttttatttttttagattattaaattcatttatatttcaaatctcttctttttgtatttgaattataatttatgaaggtgataataataataataattaggtcGGTCTTGACTTTTTAGAGGCCTAGGAcaaataatcaaaatatttagttataaatagtattaatatttctaattttttaaatatattattataaaataaatctaataatatatctttttataaaaaaataccaaTAATTTCAATTAAGTTTGTCTATCACTTTTTCTTTTTAATGGTATTAGAAGAGTGGAAATTATTAGTAGTAATGAGGTAGAAATAAGTaaacttttaaatataatttaatcgcAGTGAACACAAAAGAATATTTAGTTCACTCGGTAAGTACATACTTTTTAaggtattttattaaaaaaaactaattaaaagctAAAAAACACACATTCAAGTCTCGAACACGACCTAAACCTAAAAGGAGAACACACTTGCCACTAGGCTATAAAAGCCCACATCTAAATATTTTGAGGCACTTCTTTTTTAGGCCTTGGGTTGTGGGCCCGTGGTGATAGCAAAAGCACCATTCTTTCTAGTCTATATAAATAGCATTTCTCTAGCAACCTGATGTGAGTCGTGATAATATTTTTCACTATTTTTTAAATAGGCTAGAAAGAATGGTGTTTTTAGCAATGAAATAATGTATTTAATATATTTCCGATATGGGTCTATTAATATATTAAGTTGGATTTGGCCTCGGGCCGATTTAATGTTTATGAGCATTTAATCTGCCACTCCCACATTTATATCTAACATCCCGCAAAGTGTATgacaaaactaaaataatttttttaccattttaCAAAATTTCCAGTAAATTAtcgaaaaatttcaaatttcatgGGTGATATTGAAAATTTGGAGGTGTTACCTGAAATTTCATAGAATAGTAAGAATTTTCGATGATTTTTTAGAAACTTACGATAGAAAATGACAGAAATTTCTGAGATTTCTTactagaaaattttaaaattttcggtgCTTGAGAAACATTTTAtaccagaaattttgaaaatttcggTAGTTCaatttcttttgaaaatttcagaatttccggtagtttatttttaactaatttttgccttttttatttgtttcactGAGGAGCAGAGATAAAGAAGGTACCATTGCCAGTAGGCTAACGATAGAGCAGAGGCTCAGGCTCGGAGGGATGAGGTAGAGGCTTCCCATCTATGGGCTAGAAGACCTCCTCTGACCGGTTATCACCAGAAATAGTTGGCTGAGCAGGTGCCATTTTGCGCACGCCGACGCCAGACTGCTAGAGTTGCTACTACTGAGGAGGTACTTGTGCCTGTAGCAGGAGATATCAACATGTCCAAACGAGTGCTCCACTTGCGAGGAGATGGAAGGGCAAGCAAGTGGTTCATGTTGGTGTTATGGAGTACAAAATGAGGCTTGATACTCTGATAGTAAATAATATGGTTTGGACATCATACTCGCCGCACCGTCCCCATCGTCCATTTGACGACGCAACCTTGTATTCATGGCATATGAGGTGGGAGAACCATGTGGCTAGACACCATCCCGAGAGGTGTACGCGATAATTAGGTTTTGTCTAAGGCATCCATCGTCTAGTTCCTAAGGCTCCAACTGGTGAGATTGGCACATAGTTTCAGAGCCACATCATCAACTCAGCTCGTGACATTTGAGCTGCCACAATTTTTGTGCAGTAAGTACCCTTCATAGTGCGAGGATGGTTACTTGGTGTGGTATCATAATATATCATACCCTTGTCTCATACCACCGACTGTAGGGTCTTCTGATGCTTAGGGCTTTGTTATGCTCAGGTATAGACTAACGACGTGTCGTCACCACACCACCACCTTTACCTCCAGTGGGTGACAAGGATAACCGCCTCTAGGTGATTGATGTTCTTGCAGATTACCTCATGGGTTTGGTAAACCCGGATGGTGAAATTTTTACAGGATAATCTTGGATATTAGACATAGCCCATGGGGGCCTATATATGTAGACAT includes these proteins:
- the LOC131617297 gene encoding verprolin-like is translated as MASMKTFITSLLLLVTFSTMSIEARNLLQTTIPPKPTLSPLPSIPMLPQGNFPPLPTIPSLPKLTMPPLPSIPTNPTLPSLNLPPLSSTSLPNLPTISTIISSIPFFSPPPSTSSP